A stretch of Candidatus Bathyarchaeota archaeon DNA encodes these proteins:
- a CDS encoding radical SAM protein: MFYIAERNFTKCKQCGICSEIVACSAGAIGLSEECIGCKACYLTCPNYAIEMKEKSRKKEVKIKVDGESFFIPGKISIKKALEIIGFKISKLPDEGDLFVPCEIGGCYCCAVKVNEEIKPSCVTGVKNGDIIETKIYDLTYKRQVHGWMGHSVGGVGTPWWLKSKTGYIEAAAFTCGCNLRCPQCQNWTTTYNGRETPLTPKEAALLMTEKRRKYGVDRMAISGGESTLNKPWLIQYIKELKKLNSDSKARFHVDTNSTILTKDYIDELIEAGVTDIGPDLKGLCLETFMKITGLKNRELAEKYHQTAWEAVKYIVDKYKGRVFIGVGIPYNKELISIEEIEKIGDEIYKIDFEIQVCVLDYRPEFRSKILRPSYEEMVKIWKLLKNVGLKTVICQTQNGYIYP, from the coding sequence ATGTTTTATATAGCTGAAAGAAACTTTACTAAATGCAAGCAATGCGGTATTTGTAGTGAAATTGTAGCTTGCTCAGCTGGTGCTATCGGTTTAAGCGAAGAATGCATTGGTTGTAAAGCATGCTATTTAACATGTCCAAATTACGCTATTGAAATGAAAGAAAAATCAAGGAAAAAAGAGGTTAAAATTAAAGTTGATGGTGAAAGCTTTTTTATTCCAGGAAAAATAAGTATTAAAAAAGCTCTTGAAATCATCGGGTTTAAAATAAGCAAGCTTCCTGATGAAGGCGATTTATTTGTTCCTTGTGAAATTGGAGGATGCTATTGTTGTGCTGTTAAAGTTAATGAAGAAATAAAACCAAGTTGCGTTACCGGCGTAAAAAATGGAGATATAATTGAAACCAAAATTTATGATTTAACTTATAAAAGGCAGGTTCATGGTTGGATGGGGCATTCTGTAGGAGGAGTTGGTACACCTTGGTGGCTTAAAAGTAAAACTGGTTATATTGAAGCTGCTGCTTTTACTTGTGGCTGTAACCTTCGCTGCCCTCAATGTCAAAATTGGACTACAACTTATAATGGGCGAGAGACACCTCTTACACCTAAAGAAGCCGCCTTATTAATGACTGAAAAAAGAAGAAAATATGGTGTAGATAGAATGGCTATTTCTGGAGGTGAAAGCACATTAAATAAACCATGGTTAATTCAATATATTAAAGAGCTTAAAAAACTTAATTCAGATAGTAAAGCTAGATTTCATGTCGATACAAATTCTACAATTTTAACTAAAGATTATATTGATGAGTTAATTGAAGCTGGAGTAACTGATATTGGACCGGATTTAAAAGGTTTATGTTTAGAAACATTTATGAAAATAACTGGGTTAAAAAATCGGGAGTTAGCAGAAAAATATCATCAAACTGCTTGGGAAGCTGTTAAATATATTGTTGATAAATATAAGGGTAGAGTGTTTATTGGTGTTGGAATACCATATAATAAAGAGTTGATTTCTATAGAGGAAATTGAGAAAATTGGAGATGAAATTTATAAAATTGATTTTGAAATTCAGGTTTGTGTTTTAGATTATAGACCTGAATTTCGAAGTAAAATCTTAAGACCAAGCTATGAAGAAATGGTTAAAATTTGGAAACTCTTAAAAAATGTTGGGTTAAAAACTGTTATTTGTCAAACTCAAAATGGATATATTTATCCATAA
- a CDS encoding uracil-DNA glycosylase translates to MEELKKKAESCKKCDLWKNRKNVVFGEGSENAEIMIIGLGPGYYEDLYGKPFVGAAGKFLNKLLELANLKREEVYITNVVKCYLPNNKATEDQIKICASSYLNEQISLLTPKVIVALGNIAVNYLFNKFKLLVKPMKNIHGSFFKASSLFIIPMYHPASALRNPSLKTTLIEDWRKIKYIQKIFK, encoded by the coding sequence ATGGAAGAATTAAAGAAGAAGGCTGAAAGTTGTAAAAAATGCGATCTTTGGAAAAATAGAAAAAATGTTGTTTTTGGTGAAGGATCTGAAAACGCTGAAATAATGATTATAGGTTTAGGTCCAGGTTATTATGAAGATTTATATGGAAAGCCGTTTGTAGGTGCAGCTGGGAAGTTTCTAAATAAACTTTTAGAATTGGCAAATTTAAAGAGAGAAGAAGTTTATATTACTAATGTGGTTAAGTGTTATCTTCCAAACAATAAAGCTACAGAAGATCAGATTAAAATATGTGCTTCAAGCTATTTAAATGAACAAATTTCTTTATTGACTCCAAAGGTTATTGTAGCTTTAGGGAATATAGCTGTAAATTATTTATTTAATAAGTTTAAGCTTTTAGTTAAACCTATGAAAAACATTCATGGAAGCTTTTTTAAAGCTTCAAGCTTATTTATAATTCCTATGTATCATCCTGCTTCAGCTTTACGCAACCCAAGTTTGAAAACAACTTTAATCGAAGATTGGAGAAAAATTAAATATATCCAAAAAATTTTTAAATAG
- a CDS encoding PAC2 family protein — MDIKFFKKPSFKEPSMIAAWPGMGLLAVISADYLRRKLDAKLFAELYSPKNSVFLKNGIIEPAKFKHLFYYWNNLIICIGEAQPPTPLEVRMLAEDVLNIAEEFEVKRIYTLAASPAFQQEELKVFGIVNKEELLKEVSRYVSIAKGEGDITGLNGVLLGIAKERNLDGICLLGQIRYMDMPQFRSARLVLEVLTKMLNIEVDLSELNKEAEKLEESIKEGLKRLEGVKKEEKEKLEYIG; from the coding sequence TTGGATATAAAATTCTTTAAAAAACCCAGCTTTAAAGAACCGAGTATGATAGCGGCTTGGCCTGGAATGGGGCTTTTAGCAGTTATTTCAGCAGATTACTTAAGGAGAAAGCTGGATGCTAAGCTTTTTGCTGAATTATACTCCCCTAAAAACAGTGTGTTTCTGAAAAATGGGATTATAGAACCAGCTAAATTTAAGCATTTATTCTATTACTGGAATAATTTAATTATTTGCATCGGGGAAGCTCAACCTCCAACCCCTTTAGAAGTTAGAATGCTGGCTGAAGATGTTTTAAATATAGCTGAAGAATTTGAGGTTAAACGAATATATACTTTAGCGGCTTCTCCAGCTTTTCAGCAAGAGGAGCTTAAAGTTTTTGGAATTGTAAACAAAGAGGAGTTGCTTAAAGAAGTAAGCAGATATGTGTCAATAGCTAAAGGTGAAGGTGACATAACAGGGTTGAATGGAGTTTTGCTTGGAATAGCTAAAGAAAGAAATCTTGATGGAATATGTCTATTAGGACAAATAAGATATATGGATATGCCTCAATTTAGATCAGCTCGTTTAGTGCTTGAAGTATTAACTAAAATGCTTAATATTGAGGTTGATCTTTCTGAATTAAATAAAGAAGCTGAAAAACTTGAAGAAAGCATAAAAGAAGGGCTTAAGCGTTTAGAAGGAGTTAAAAAAGAGGAAAAAGAAAAATTAGAGTATATAGGGTAA
- a CDS encoding phosphoribosylformylglycinamidine cyclo-ligase — protein sequence MTYAKAGVDIEKVRKSHKAIAELLKETFFLRKGKFGQVLIEIGHYGGLIDIGGGLALALHTDGVGTKTLIAKAMNKYDSIGIDCVAMNVNDLICLGAEPVALVDYLAIDRPEEGLILELMKGLVEGANEAEVAIVGGETAVMPDLINGFDLSAMSIGVVEKNKIITGEKIRIGDFIIGLESNGIHSNGLTLARKVLFSNYSVKDYISELNAVLGEELLKPTRIYVKPILEVIDNCQIHGLANITGGAFSKLIRLKKNVGFNLNAIPEPQPIFKLIQKLGHVTDKEMHRTFNMGIGFCIIAPKKEWGKIREICGKYRLNSWVIGEIIEKPGVFIKNLQIA from the coding sequence ATGACTTACGCTAAAGCTGGAGTGGATATCGAGAAAGTTAGAAAAAGCCATAAAGCTATAGCTGAATTGCTTAAAGAAACTTTCTTTTTAAGAAAGGGAAAGTTTGGTCAAGTGTTAATTGAGATTGGACATTATGGAGGGTTAATAGATATTGGTGGGGGGTTAGCTTTAGCTTTACATACAGATGGTGTTGGAACAAAAACTTTAATCGCTAAAGCTATGAATAAATATGATTCTATTGGGATAGATTGTGTAGCTATGAATGTAAATGATTTAATTTGTTTGGGTGCGGAGCCGGTAGCTTTAGTAGATTATTTAGCTATAGATAGACCTGAAGAAGGGTTGATTTTAGAGTTAATGAAGGGTTTAGTTGAAGGTGCAAATGAGGCTGAAGTTGCTATTGTTGGTGGAGAAACAGCTGTAATGCCTGATTTAATAAACGGTTTTGATTTATCAGCTATGTCAATTGGAGTTGTAGAAAAAAATAAAATTATAACAGGTGAAAAAATAAGAATCGGCGACTTCATTATAGGTTTAGAAAGCAACGGCATTCATTCAAATGGGTTAACCTTAGCTAGAAAAGTTTTGTTTTCAAATTATAGCGTTAAAGATTATATTTCAGAATTGAATGCTGTTTTAGGAGAGGAATTGTTAAAACCAACAAGAATTTATGTAAAACCAATTTTAGAAGTTATTGATAATTGTCAAATTCATGGTTTAGCTAACATCACAGGCGGAGCATTTTCAAAGCTAATTAGATTAAAGAAAAATGTTGGGTTTAATTTAAATGCTATACCTGAACCTCAACCCATATTTAAGCTTATTCAAAAACTTGGGCATGTAACTGATAAAGAAATGCATCGCACCTTTAATATGGGCATAGGCTTCTGCATAATAGCTCCAAAAAAAGAATGGGGAAAAATAAGGGAAATATGCGGTAAATATAGATTAAATTCTTGGGTAATTGGAGAAATTATAGAGAAACCCGGAGTCTTTATTAAAAATCTTCAAATAGCATAG
- a CDS encoding adenylosuccinate lyase: MPIHPIENRYWTDEMSKIWSEEHKLEAWLKVEDALAKAHAKLGNIPLEASKEISEKANLNYVKLERVKRIEAEINHDLMAMVKALTEACSEEAGKYVHLGATSYDIEDTALALLFKESIAIIEKGLIELKETLLNLAEAHKEAVCIGRTHGQHAVPTTYGLKFAVYACEVQRHIERLNQCKERVLVGKMSGAVGTGASFKGKALEIQKLVMDELGLKPVLASTQIVQRDRHAELIFNLALIATTLEKVAKEIRNLQRTEIAEVSEFFAAKQVGSSTMPHKRNPHKSERICGLARIVKALVYPALDNNPLEHERDLTNSAPERIIFPEAFILIDYMMKQMNSILKTLVFYPKNIERNLNLTKGLIMAEHLMIKLVEKNVGRQEAHELLRKSAIKAFNEDKPLKNILLEEGILKYLTEEELDYCLNPRNYIGEAEKIVEDVVKALRGK, translated from the coding sequence ATGCCTATTCACCCTATTGAAAATAGATATTGGACAGATGAGATGAGTAAGATTTGGAGTGAAGAACATAAGCTTGAAGCATGGCTTAAAGTTGAAGATGCTTTAGCTAAAGCTCACGCTAAACTCGGAAATATACCTTTAGAAGCTTCTAAAGAAATTTCTGAAAAAGCAAATTTAAACTATGTAAAGCTTGAAAGAGTGAAGAGAATTGAAGCTGAAATAAACCATGATTTAATGGCTATGGTTAAAGCTTTAACTGAAGCTTGCAGCGAAGAAGCTGGAAAATATGTTCATTTAGGAGCTACAAGCTATGATATTGAAGATACAGCTTTAGCATTGCTTTTTAAAGAATCTATAGCTATAATCGAAAAGGGTTTAATTGAGTTAAAAGAAACATTATTGAATTTAGCTGAAGCTCATAAAGAAGCGGTTTGCATTGGAAGAACTCATGGGCAGCATGCTGTTCCAACAACTTATGGTCTTAAATTCGCCGTTTACGCATGTGAAGTTCAAAGGCATATAGAAAGATTAAATCAATGTAAAGAAAGGGTTTTAGTTGGTAAAATGAGCGGGGCTGTTGGAACAGGAGCAAGCTTTAAAGGAAAAGCTTTAGAAATTCAAAAGCTTGTTATGGATGAATTGGGTTTAAAACCGGTTTTAGCTTCAACCCAAATAGTTCAAAGGGATAGGCATGCAGAATTAATTTTTAATTTAGCTTTAATAGCTACAACCTTAGAAAAAGTAGCTAAAGAAATTAGAAATTTGCAAAGAACAGAAATAGCTGAGGTTTCAGAGTTTTTTGCTGCTAAACAAGTTGGTTCATCAACAATGCCTCATAAAAGAAATCCGCATAAATCTGAGAGAATATGCGGTTTAGCTAGAATAGTTAAAGCTTTAGTTTACCCAGCTTTAGATAACAATCCTTTAGAGCATGAAAGAGATTTAACGAATTCCGCTCCAGAAAGAATAATTTTTCCTGAGGCATTCATTTTAATTGATTACATGATGAAGCAAATGAATTCTATATTAAAAACTTTAGTTTTCTATCCTAAAAACATTGAGCGAAATTTGAATTTAACTAAAGGATTAATTATGGCTGAGCATTTAATGATTAAGCTTGTAGAAAAAAATGTTGGAAGACAAGAAGCCCATGAATTGCTTAGAAAAAGCGCTATAAAAGCTTTTAATGAAGATAAACCATTAAAAAACATTCTTTTAGAAGAGGGAATTTTAAAATATTTAACTGAAGAAGAATTGGATTACTGCTTGAACCCGAGAAATTATATTGGAGAAGCTGAAAAAATAGTTGAAGATGTTGTTAAAGCTTTAAGAGGAAAGTAA
- the purC gene encoding phosphoribosylaminoimidazolesuccinocarboxamide synthase: MKVLIVCGSRSDLKVAEEAEKILKENNVEYKVEVASAHREPEKVKALALDSDIDVFIAIAGLSAALPGFISAYTDKPVIGVPVSAKLNGLDALLSMVQMPSGVPVAAVGIDNAKNAAYLALRILKLKQGEFKLLKKGKVKDVYELGEDKLLFEFTNRVSAFDVPLPDEVPFKGEVLCRFSEFWFKTLNVPNHMIETIKPNKMVVKKLNLIPIECVIRGYLYGSLYERLTSGQVNLNVKTLAEKLPEPYFDPTTKFEEKDRPITKEEALSKGWLTESEYEWIKNKTIEIYNFMAKKSEDAGFILADLKLEFGRNKKGEILLADSIGPDEFRLWVKDKYKLGEVQESFDKEPVRRWLIESGYKKLLDEARKAGKPIPKPSNLPSSLIEEVSRRYITAFEKLTGEKFR; encoded by the coding sequence TTGAAGGTTTTAATTGTTTGCGGAAGCAGATCTGATTTAAAAGTTGCTGAAGAAGCTGAAAAAATTTTAAAAGAAAATAACGTTGAATATAAAGTGGAGGTTGCTTCAGCTCATAGAGAACCTGAAAAAGTTAAAGCTTTAGCTTTAGATTCAGATATTGATGTTTTCATAGCTATAGCTGGTTTATCAGCTGCTTTACCAGGATTTATATCAGCTTACACAGATAAGCCTGTTATTGGAGTCCCTGTTTCAGCTAAACTTAATGGTTTAGATGCTTTATTATCGATGGTTCAAATGCCTTCAGGAGTTCCGGTGGCTGCGGTTGGAATAGATAACGCTAAAAACGCAGCTTATTTAGCTCTTCGAATATTAAAGCTTAAACAAGGAGAGTTTAAGCTTTTAAAGAAAGGGAAAGTTAAAGATGTTTATGAGTTAGGCGAAGACAAGCTTCTTTTCGAGTTTACAAATAGAGTTTCAGCTTTTGATGTTCCATTGCCAGATGAAGTCCCTTTTAAAGGAGAAGTTTTATGCAGGTTTTCAGAATTCTGGTTTAAAACCTTAAATGTTCCAAATCACATGATTGAAACAATTAAACCAAACAAGATGGTTGTTAAAAAGCTAAATTTAATACCTATTGAATGTGTTATTAGAGGTTATCTTTATGGTAGCCTTTATGAAAGACTCACTTCAGGCCAAGTAAACTTAAACGTTAAAACTTTAGCTGAAAAACTTCCTGAGCCATATTTTGATCCAACAACAAAATTTGAAGAGAAAGATAGACCTATAACTAAAGAGGAAGCATTAAGCAAAGGATGGTTAACTGAAAGTGAATATGAATGGATTAAAAATAAAACTATTGAAATTTATAATTTTATGGCTAAAAAATCTGAGGATGCAGGTTTTATTTTAGCTGATCTTAAACTTGAGTTTGGAAGAAATAAGAAAGGCGAAATTCTTTTAGCTGATTCTATAGGGCCAGATGAATTTAGGCTCTGGGTTAAAGATAAATATAAGCTTGGAGAAGTTCAAGAAAGCTTTGATAAAGAACCTGTAAGACGGTGGTTAATTGAATCAGGCTATAAAAAGCTTCTTGACGAAGCGAGAAAAGCTGGTAAACCAATTCCTAAGCCTTCAAATTTACCTTCAAGCTTAATAGAGGAGGTTAGCCGTAGATATATTACTGCTTTTGAAAAGTTAACTGGAGAAAAATTCAGGTGA
- a CDS encoding glycosyltransferase family 2 protein, translating to MISKISILIPVYKESKLLPDILNKLLNQKIEKEIFIIIDEPSEYSLKISNEFHEKAKFIINNERIGKANALNKVAKSASSEILLFLDADVEVPEDEHFLNKILREMEKADIIDVKKEVVKDSFLAKMSYYEYVSFNICSWLMGKFVKKTPAINGAAFAIKKSVFDKLGGFRKVISEDLDIAIRAFLNECKFAYVKEANVYNHVHSSWRKWMIQRRRWSIGAALWFKEWFKELLRRCFKKPQVFIPALFLLFPSSTILIINIFSLNLPVYTLTSAPFHFISIISLFLTVNFNFMLPILLLIHIGLNVLQNFSASIIAFLAFSSLFFILSRRLGFKFKLHEFLIYYFIYSFLSLLIMIAALIKVFIFNKKDEKLDWKV from the coding sequence ATGATTTCTAAAATCAGTATTTTAATACCAGTTTATAAAGAATCTAAGCTGTTACCTGACATATTGAATAAACTTTTAAATCAGAAAATTGAGAAAGAGATTTTCATTATTATAGATGAACCTTCTGAATATTCTTTAAAGATTTCAAATGAATTTCATGAGAAAGCAAAATTTATAATTAATAATGAAAGAATAGGTAAAGCAAATGCTTTAAATAAAGTTGCAAAGAGTGCTTCAAGCGAGATTTTACTTTTTTTAGATGCTGATGTAGAAGTCCCTGAGGATGAGCATTTCCTAAATAAAATTTTAAGGGAGATGGAAAAAGCTGATATTATTGATGTGAAAAAGGAAGTTGTTAAAGATAGTTTTTTAGCTAAAATGAGTTATTACGAGTATGTTAGCTTTAATATATGTTCTTGGTTAATGGGTAAATTCGTAAAGAAGACTCCAGCTATAAATGGTGCTGCTTTCGCCATAAAAAAGAGCGTATTTGATAAGTTAGGAGGATTTAGAAAAGTTATAAGCGAAGATTTAGATATAGCTATAAGAGCTTTTCTTAATGAGTGTAAATTTGCTTACGTTAAGGAAGCTAATGTTTATAATCATGTTCATTCAAGTTGGAGGAAGTGGATGATTCAAAGAAGAAGATGGAGCATAGGAGCAGCTTTATGGTTTAAAGAATGGTTCAAAGAATTGTTAAGAAGATGCTTTAAAAAACCTCAAGTATTTATTCCAGCTTTATTCCTGCTTTTCCCCTCTTCAACTATACTAATTATAAACATTTTTTCATTAAATTTACCAGTATATACTTTAACTTCAGCTCCATTCCATTTTATTTCAATTATATCATTATTTTTAACTGTAAACTTTAATTTTATGCTCCCAATTTTATTATTGATACACATAGGACTGAACGTTCTTCAAAACTTTTCAGCATCAATAATCGCATTTCTAGCTTTTTCAAGCTTATTTTTCATTCTTTCAAGAAGGCTGGGCTTCAAGTTTAAGCTTCACGAATTTCTTATTTATTATTTCATTTATTCTTTCTTAAGCTTATTAATAATGATCGCTGCATTAATTAAGGTGTTTATTTTCAATAAAAAAGATGAAAAATTAGATTGGAAAGTTTAA
- a CDS encoding radical SAM protein produces the protein MEKNALKLLNLPMVKEAFLYERLGDRVKCLLCERKCVINVMEKGFCKTRMNINSKLYTLVYGNVSALESRPIEVKPFFHYWPGSTALTFSTWSCNFNCPWCQNYSLSRSLPKLDLKYFIQPKKLVNEALKLKNEGLCVSFQEPTLFFESAIECFKLGEAKRLYCCFVSNGYMSIEALKILKESGLTGLKIDVKGDKLVYEKYCGGVDSEIVWRNGKIAKEMGVHVEIVNLIVSGVNDDEASIINVIENHVKNLGVDTPIHFTRYFPAYKFFNPPTKIDILEKAYKLAKSAGIKFPYLGNVPGHPLENTYCPECGFKVMERFMNKLTQCNLTLDNKCPKCKAEIPVKGKVKYSAC, from the coding sequence ATGGAGAAAAATGCTTTAAAGCTTCTTAATTTGCCGATGGTTAAGGAAGCTTTTTTATATGAAAGGTTAGGGGATAGGGTTAAATGCTTGCTTTGCGAGCGAAAATGTGTGATAAACGTGATGGAAAAAGGTTTTTGCAAAACAAGAATGAACATAAATAGTAAATTGTACACTTTAGTTTATGGAAATGTTAGCGCCTTAGAAAGTAGACCAATTGAAGTTAAACCTTTTTTCCATTATTGGCCAGGTTCAACTGCTTTAACTTTTTCAACTTGGTCATGCAATTTTAATTGTCCTTGGTGTCAAAATTATAGTTTATCTAGAAGTTTACCAAAGCTTGATTTAAAGTATTTTATTCAACCTAAAAAGCTTGTTAATGAAGCTTTAAAGCTTAAAAATGAAGGTTTATGCGTTAGCTTTCAAGAACCTACTTTATTTTTTGAATCTGCTATAGAATGCTTTAAGCTTGGTGAAGCTAAAAGGCTTTATTGCTGTTTTGTTTCAAATGGTTACATGAGTATTGAAGCATTAAAAATTTTAAAGGAAAGTGGGTTAACAGGGCTTAAAATAGATGTAAAAGGAGATAAATTGGTTTATGAAAAGTATTGTGGAGGAGTCGATTCTGAAATCGTTTGGAGAAATGGTAAAATAGCTAAAGAAATGGGGGTTCATGTTGAAATAGTAAATTTAATTGTTTCAGGCGTGAATGATGATGAAGCTTCGATAATTAATGTTATAGAAAATCATGTTAAAAATTTAGGTGTAGATACGCCAATTCATTTTACAAGGTATTTTCCAGCTTATAAATTTTTTAATCCACCGACTAAAATAGATATTTTGGAGAAAGCTTATAAGCTTGCTAAATCTGCTGGAATAAAATTTCCTTATTTAGGTAATGTGCCAGGACACCCCTTAGAGAACACGTATTGTCCAGAATGCGGTTTTAAAGTTATGGAAAGATTCATGAATAAGCTTACTCAATGCAATTTAACTTTAGATAATAAATGCCCTAAATGTAAAGCTGAAATTCCAGTTAAGGGAAAAGTAAAATATTCAGCTTGTTAA
- a CDS encoding glycosyltransferase yields MSLTGQQILLSLSTVLSILFFPYGLNFYVLMQKAQGYKLPKIEKWRKNPVTIQLPIFNEKYVVERLMKACIKMADYYGKDLVQILLLDDSTDETTEIVEKVAEKYKKLGYDVEVIHRFNREGFKAGALQNALKYTKHPFIAIFDADFVPPPDFLDKVMPYFDDGKLGIAQCRWTHLNREYNATTKAIAIGYDGHHIVEQAGRTAGNFLLNFNGSAGVLRRSALEEAGGWQSDTLAEDLDASYRMQLKGWKAIYLRDIKCPAEIPPTIPAVKRQQSRWARGSIRVFRKLFLNILKSKMLSFEQKTEALIHLSYYSVHPLMFTAFLIALTSAIFDIRLVNLTLFIEAMVTPGGVAPSTQGLNFLPYIQKLVDKAWDALISMPHWIVLNIMIFFCAISMWIFYAYSLKLQGVKIKSQAKALLSLALIGFGISLSNTMAVLQGLFAKNPGSFARTPKYRIEKVSDTWRDKKYQISINKMVFLEVLLGLIGFTAIIKAVLDSNLGIIPILAVYVVSYFYVALLTKKEAAPVKGSD; encoded by the coding sequence TTGAGTTTAACTGGGCAACAAATTTTATTAAGCTTATCTACAGTTTTATCAATTCTCTTCTTTCCTTATGGTTTAAACTTTTATGTTTTAATGCAGAAAGCTCAAGGATACAAGCTTCCGAAAATCGAGAAATGGCGAAAAAACCCTGTTACAATTCAGCTTCCAATATTTAATGAAAAATATGTTGTAGAGCGCTTGATGAAAGCTTGCATAAAAATGGCTGATTATTATGGAAAAGATTTAGTTCAAATTCTTCTTTTAGATGATTCCACCGATGAAACAACAGAAATTGTTGAGAAGGTGGCTGAAAAATATAAAAAGCTTGGATATGATGTTGAGGTAATTCACCGCTTTAATAGAGAAGGTTTTAAAGCTGGAGCGCTTCAAAATGCTTTAAAATATACTAAACATCCTTTTATAGCTATTTTTGACGCTGATTTTGTTCCACCACCTGATTTTCTAGATAAAGTAATGCCTTATTTTGATGATGGAAAGCTTGGAATAGCTCAATGCAGATGGACGCATTTAAATAGAGAATATAATGCTACAACTAAAGCTATAGCTATAGGTTATGATGGGCATCATATAGTTGAGCAAGCAGGTAGAACAGCGGGCAATTTTCTTTTAAACTTTAATGGTTCAGCTGGAGTTTTAAGAAGAAGCGCTTTAGAGGAGGCTGGTGGATGGCAGTCAGATACTTTAGCTGAAGATTTAGATGCAAGTTATAGAATGCAGCTTAAAGGTTGGAAAGCAATTTATTTAAGGGATATAAAATGTCCAGCTGAAATTCCGCCTACAATTCCAGCTGTGAAAAGACAGCAAAGCAGATGGGCTAGAGGCTCAATAAGAGTTTTTAGAAAACTCTTCTTAAATATTTTAAAAAGCAAAATGCTTTCTTTCGAGCAGAAAACTGAAGCTTTAATTCATTTATCCTATTATTCAGTTCACCCATTAATGTTTACAGCTTTTCTTATAGCTTTAACCTCAGCCATTTTTGATATTAGATTAGTAAATTTAACTTTATTTATTGAAGCCATGGTTACTCCAGGCGGCGTTGCACCTTCAACTCAAGGTTTAAATTTTCTTCCTTACATTCAAAAACTAGTTGATAAAGCTTGGGATGCTTTAATCTCAATGCCCCATTGGATAGTGTTAAACATTATGATCTTCTTTTGCGCTATTTCAATGTGGATTTTCTACGCGTATAGCTTAAAGCTTCAAGGGGTAAAAATTAAATCTCAAGCTAAAGCTTTACTTTCATTAGCTTTAATAGGTTTTGGAATAAGCTTAAGCAATACTATGGCTGTTCTTCAAGGTTTATTTGCTAAAAACCCTGGAAGCTTTGCTAGAACCCCAAAATATAGGATAGAAAAAGTTTCAGATACTTGGCGCGATAAAAAATATCAAATATCAATTAATAAAATGGTGTTTCTTGAGGTTTTGCTTGGATTAATCGGCTTCACAGCTATTATAAAAGCTGTTTTAGATAGTAATCTTGGAATAATCCCTATATTAGCTGTTTACGTTGTATCATATTTTTATGTAGCTTTATTAACTAAGAAGGAAGCTGCTCCAGTTAAAGGATCGGATTAA
- a CDS encoding ATPase, giving the protein MERVPTGIKGLDDMLKGGFPKGRCILIVGSPGSGKTIFAIQFLKVGAEAGERGLYITLDESPEQIKMDVRSLGWDIDKLESEGKLFLLDATPFRRPKKIEEASSFIQENLLPLPKLTLKGLIVTIQKMVKEEDIQRIAVDPITAMTLRYESLYKRRRAFLAFFDALTNAGCTSIVTSELKTSMLERSFQIEEFLSQGVILLHSVIHEGNVVRAIQIEKMRGIDHDPQLRPYRITSNGIEVFPKDIVFKASSI; this is encoded by the coding sequence ATGGAAAGAGTGCCTACAGGAATTAAAGGATTGGATGATATGCTTAAAGGCGGCTTCCCGAAAGGGAGATGCATCTTAATTGTTGGAAGCCCAGGCTCTGGAAAAACAATCTTCGCTATCCAATTTTTAAAGGTTGGAGCTGAAGCTGGAGAAAGAGGCTTGTATATAACTTTAGATGAAAGCCCAGAGCAGATTAAAATGGATGTACGTTCTTTAGGTTGGGATATAGATAAGCTTGAAAGCGAGGGGAAACTTTTTTTGCTTGATGCCACCCCATTTAGACGCCCTAAAAAAATTGAGGAAGCAAGCAGTTTTATTCAAGAAAACCTGCTTCCGCTTCCAAAATTAACTTTAAAAGGATTAATAGTGACTATTCAAAAAATGGTTAAAGAAGAAGATATTCAAAGAATAGCTGTAGATCCTATAACAGCAATGACTTTAAGATATGAAAGCCTTTATAAAAGAAGAAGAGCTTTCTTAGCTTTTTTTGACGCTTTAACAAATGCTGGATGCACATCTATTGTAACTTCAGAGCTTAAAACAAGCATGCTTGAAAGATCTTTCCAAATAGAAGAGTTTTTATCTCAAGGCGTTATATTATTGCATTCAGTTATTCATGAAGGAAATGTTGTTAGAGCTATTCAAATAGAGAAAATGAGAGGGATTGATCATGATCCTCAGCTTAGACCTTATAGAATTACTTCAAATGGAATAGAAGTTTTTCCAAAAGATATAGTATTTAAAGCTTCATCGATTTAA